The following coding sequences are from one Acipenser ruthenus chromosome 7, fAciRut3.2 maternal haplotype, whole genome shotgun sequence window:
- the LOC117415421 gene encoding inactive ubiquitin carboxyl-terminal hydrolase 54-like isoform X4 — MSWKRNYFASGSSALQGMLTPRTMTSIAPSKGLINEPGQNSCFLNSALQVLWHLDIFRRSFRQLTSHKCMEDSCIFCALKSIFAQFQFSSEKVLPSDALRSALAKTFQDEQRFQLGIMDDAAECFENILMRIHFHISDETKEDICTAKHCIPHQKFAMTLFEQCVCNSCGATSDPLPFIQMVHYISTTSLCNQAIQMLEGREKLTPDMYGELLRNASTMGDLRNCPSNCGEKLRIRRVLMNSPEIITIGLVWDSDHSDLAEDVIHSLGTCLRLGDLFYRVTDDKAKQLELYLVGMVCYYGKHYSTFFFQTKIRRWMYFDDAHVKEIGPKWKDVVSRCIKGHYQPLLLFYADPKGTPVSVQDLPSQIDLDHYNKAYYDSEDSGREPSISSDTRTDSSTESYSFKHSHHESMASHFSSDSQGTVICNPENDTASQSSVETGQLTDSELTQRYPTRKGGTMDRKGGAGDRKRSLSRPRRSEERSRAARGDEASSAGYHSEGETLKEQQVPRTAPKPSISRLKEFKETMSNIIHNRTLPSPASSCKRGVADWEVESTSSESKSSSSGGRYRPAWRPRREALNIDSLFSRERPRQAGYTQLGASMALHEESAEEPPGAGPVPPTPLGTAKPPPPQIRGLDRGARFIQRMESGYESSERNSSSPVSLDLPLSEGSTASSYRDASSKKQLSSGPSWRSVPKSKSSSALLQGLRSQPWEASQASLGEGRSELDELQEEVARRAREQELQRKKEKEREAAMAFNPRPSKYLDLDELQNQVNSLSRSKYC, encoded by the exons ATGTCTTGGAAGCGGAACTACTTTGCGTCAGGGAGCAGCGCGCTGCAGGGAATGTTGACCCCGCGAACCATGACCTCCATCGCTCCCAGCAAGGGGCTCATCAACGAGCCCGGCCAGAACAGCTGCTTCCTGAACAGCGCCTTGCAG GTTCTCTGGCACCTGGATATTTTCCGCAGGAGTTTTCGGCAGCTGACCTCCCACAAGTGCATGGAGGACTCCTGTATATTCTGCGCGCTCAAG AGCATCTTTGCGCAGTTCCAGTTCAGCAGTGAGAAGGTGCTGCCCTCCGACGCCCTGCGCAGCGCCCTGGCCAAGACCTTCCAGGACGAGCAGCGCTTCCAGCTCGGCATCATGGACGACGCTGCTGAGTGCTTC GAGAACATCCTGATGCGCATTCACTTCCACATCTCAGACGAGACCAAGGAGGATATCTGCACAGCCAAGCACTGCATCCCTCACCAGAAATTCGCCATGACCCTCTTTGAGCAG TGCGTGTGTAACAGCTGTGGGGCCACGTCGGACCCCCTGCCCTTCATTCAGATGGTACACTACATCTCTACGACCTCGCTGTG TAACCAGGCCATCCAGATGCTGGAGGGCAGAGAGAAGCTGACTCCGGACATGTACGGAGAGCTGCTCCGCAACGCCAGCACCATGGGAGACCTGCGCAACTGCCCG aGTAACTGCGGAGAGAAGCTGCGTATTCGTCGTGTCCTCATGAACTCCCCTGAGATCATCACCATTGGCCTGGTTTGGGACTCTGACCACTCCGACCTGGCAGAGGATGTCATCCACAGCCTGGGCACCTGCCTGCGCCTTGGAGAT CTGTTCTATCGGGTGACGGATGACAAGGCGAAGCAGTTAGAGCTCTACCTGGTGGGCATGGTGTGTTACTACGGCAAGCACTACTCCACCTTCTTCTTCCAGACCAAGATACGTCGCTGGATGTACTTCGACGACGCGCATGTCAAAGAG ATCGGCCCCAAGTGGAAGGACGTGGTGTCCCGCTGTATCAAGGGCCACTACCAGCCCCTGCTGCTGTTCTACGCTGACCCCAAAGGCACGCCAGTGTCAGTGCAGGATCTGCCCTCTCAGATAGACCTGGACCACTACAATAAGGCCTACTACGACAGTGAGGACTCGG GCCGGGAGCCCTCCATCTCCAGTGACACTCGCACAGACTCCTCCACGGAGAGCTACAGCTTCAAGCACTCCCACCACGAGTCAATGGCCAGCCACTTCTCCTCCGACTCCCAGGGCACTGTCATCTGCAACCCCGAGAACGACACAGCGTCTCAGAGCAGCGTGGAAACGg GCCAACTTACGGACAGTGAGTTGACTCAGCGCTACCCAACCAGGAAGGGTGGGACTATGGACAGGAAGGGCGGGGCTGGAGACAGGAAGCGCAGCTTGAGCCGGCCGCGACGATCTGAGGAGCGCAGTCGAGCAGCGAGGGGGGACGAGGCATCATCAGCGGGGTACCACAGCGAGG GCGAGACCCTGAAGGAGCAGCAGGTGCCCCGCACTGCCCCCAAGCCCTCGATCAGTCGGCTGAAGGAGTTCAAGGAGACCATGAGCAACATCATCCACAACCGCACGCTCCCCAGCCCCGCCTCCTCCTGCAAGAGGGGCGTGGCTGACTGGGAGGTGGAGAGCACCAGCAGCGAATCGAAATCCAGCTCATCCGGGGGGCGGTACCGGCCTGCCTGGCGCCCACGCAGAGAGGCTCTGAACATCGACAGCCTCTTCAGTAGGGAGAGGCCCCGGCAGGCAGGCTACACCCAGCTGGGGGCTTCCATGGCCCTGCACGAGGAGAGCGCAGAGGAGCCCCCCGGAGCCGGGCCAGTGCCACCAACCCCCCTCGGCACAGCCaagcccccccctccccaaatCAGAGGCCTGGACAGGGGGGCAAGGTTCATTCAGAGGATGGAGAGCGGATATGAGAGCAGCGAGAGGAACAGCAGCAGCCCTGTGAGTCTGGACCTGCCCCTGAGTGAGGGGTCCACTGCCAGCTCATACAG gGATGCGAGTTCTAAGAAGCAGCTGAGCTCCGGCCCATCCTGGAGGAGTGTCCCCAAATCCAAGAGCAGCAGCGCCCTTCTGCAGGGGCTGAGGAGCCAGCCCTGGGAGGCCAGTCAGGCCAGCCTGG GGGAAGGGCGCAGTGAGCTAGACGAGCTGCAGGAGGAGGTGGCTCGCAGGGCCCGGGAGCAGGAGCTACAGagaaagaaggagaaggagagggaggcggCCATGGCCTTCAACCCCAGACCCAGCAAGTACTTGGACCTGGACGAGCTGCAGAACCAGG